The following coding sequences lie in one Pseudomonas svalbardensis genomic window:
- a CDS encoding alginate O-acetyltransferase AlgX-related protein — MTLHLKSRLPFPAMIGGLLLSLSVTCIQAASAVVTGENGWLFPAWESLNKVDNTGAARNIALVKELQQHLAREHIGLVVLVVPMKAPFYAARLPAGQTLSPAVMQRYDNLQNELTQAGLTTLNIKPILQRTEQGKQTAFYRADYHWTAWSAENTADATAQLITERYRLQGEPGGGAALGQWFDRRAFGDLASNFLPATKRKAIGRDIYTVRHQAEKDLLIDDAPAPVQVIGNSFVQPYLGFTQKLSNALDRPVALTWNPGDVGPWATLLQYLESADFAEHKPQVIVWQFNEGQFHLGPDGAANWNAKGVTSLSQWHQRINKVLP, encoded by the coding sequence ATGACCCTTCACTTGAAATCTCGCCTGCCGTTTCCCGCCATGATCGGCGGTTTGTTGTTGAGCCTGTCGGTCACCTGCATTCAAGCGGCCTCCGCGGTAGTCACCGGCGAAAATGGCTGGTTGTTCCCGGCCTGGGAAAGCCTGAACAAGGTCGACAACACCGGAGCGGCCCGCAACATTGCGCTGGTCAAGGAACTCCAACAGCACCTTGCTCGGGAGCACATCGGACTCGTCGTGCTGGTGGTGCCGATGAAAGCGCCGTTTTATGCCGCGCGCCTGCCCGCCGGTCAGACCTTGAGTCCTGCGGTCATGCAGCGCTACGACAACCTGCAAAACGAGCTGACCCAGGCAGGCCTGACCACGCTGAACATCAAGCCCATCCTGCAACGCACCGAACAAGGCAAACAGACCGCGTTCTACCGCGCCGATTATCACTGGACAGCCTGGAGCGCGGAAAACACCGCCGATGCCACGGCGCAATTGATCACCGAGCGTTACCGCCTGCAAGGCGAACCCGGCGGCGGCGCAGCGCTGGGCCAGTGGTTCGACCGCCGCGCGTTCGGCGACCTGGCGAGCAACTTCCTGCCGGCGACCAAGCGCAAGGCAATCGGTCGCGACATCTACACCGTGCGCCATCAGGCAGAGAAGGACCTGTTGATTGATGACGCACCGGCTCCCGTCCAAGTGATCGGCAACAGCTTTGTCCAGCCCTATTTGGGTTTTACCCAGAAGCTCTCCAATGCCCTGGACCGTCCCGTCGCACTGACCTGGAACCCCGGCGACGTCGGTCCGTGGGCTACGCTGCTGCAATACCTGGAGTCGGCGGATTTTGCCGAACACAAGCCGCAAGTGATCGTCTGGCAATTCAACGAGGGCCAGTTCCACCTTGGCCCTGATGGGGCAGCCAACTGGAATGCCAAAGGCGTCACCTCGCTGAGCCAATGGCATCAGCGCATCAACAAGGTACTGCCGTGA
- a CDS encoding bifunctional diguanylate cyclase/phosphodiesterase has product MKSKPLAPLPQMQTSNLSLTRMSLMGFSCLLLSIFLLASTLIVYIAFEQNQDAERRSRFYSEKAVQSLEKSVLLTIRDYAFWGDAYEHLHRKVDTDWAFVRQNAGSSLFEDFGFEGVFVIDPTDRTVYSVINGQLESIPAEDWLKQPITALIERARIDVESETPIKAFLDVDGTPVLVAAAPLTPGTNAQVETDDRPASILLFVSRLNAARLSAMASDFGIAQLRVASGDSAALGTSFLRLGETGTAGTLQWTPAQPGHRLMTVVLPLIGIAGLIIGLMTWLFQRRTTAAAQVMDASYTSLQVSRTALAASEARFRDVAEASSDWIWEIDTGLHFTYLSERFETVTGLRRVECLGRPIDDLLVSDQGPLSQWLKNHSRRANAILQCSYLSGDGQARIFRLSVREMEGLGYRGTASDITEEVAARRRIEYLSQHDALTGLANRARMQEFLDGKLKAAPTLSDPLVMLSVDLDRFKPVNDLLGHAAGDQVLNEVSKRLGQCLRSDDLVARIGGDEFVLVVANMVSQEEVEHLCQRLIDCIEQPFQIDEHEVFISASIGIAMAPADATLADELLRYADIALYEAKDAGRNTWRFYAGDMNARILDRRQLESDLRHAIKHDELRLHFQPRYQIAGRVMAGAEALVRWEHPVRGLLSPDVFIPIAEETGLILPLSNWVLHTACTAASTWPEELFVSVNLSPTEFQRGQLVSRVQAVLKQTGLNPARLELELTENVMLDDAKGALQIMHDLKALGVRLAMDDFGTGYSSLSYLRSFPFDGLKIDRSFISGLAASGDDQSIIEAIVGLGRALSLTVTAEGVETVEQLQALQDARCDEVQGYFLSRPMDAQAIGRLIGVHAKHSGLRALAESAHAES; this is encoded by the coding sequence ATGAAAAGCAAGCCTCTCGCCCCTCTGCCGCAGATGCAAACCTCCAATCTTTCCCTGACCCGCATGTCTTTGATGGGCTTCTCTTGTCTGTTGTTGTCGATCTTCCTGTTGGCCAGCACCTTGATTGTTTACATCGCCTTCGAGCAAAACCAGGACGCCGAGCGCCGCAGTCGTTTCTATTCGGAAAAGGCCGTGCAGTCCCTGGAGAAGTCGGTTCTTTTGACGATCAGGGATTACGCATTCTGGGGCGATGCCTATGAGCACTTGCACAGGAAGGTGGATACCGACTGGGCATTTGTCCGCCAGAATGCCGGCTCGTCGCTGTTTGAGGATTTCGGGTTTGAGGGCGTGTTTGTGATCGACCCAACCGACCGTACGGTGTACTCGGTCATCAATGGGCAGCTGGAATCGATCCCCGCTGAAGACTGGTTGAAACAACCCATCACCGCGCTCATCGAACGTGCACGCATCGATGTCGAAAGCGAAACACCCATCAAGGCGTTTCTCGATGTCGACGGCACCCCGGTGTTGGTCGCTGCCGCGCCCCTGACGCCTGGCACCAACGCCCAGGTCGAAACGGATGACAGGCCTGCCTCAATACTGTTGTTCGTCTCCAGGCTCAATGCTGCCCGATTGAGCGCCATGGCCAGTGATTTCGGGATTGCTCAATTGCGCGTGGCCTCAGGTGATAGTGCAGCGCTCGGCACATCGTTTTTGCGTCTGGGGGAAACCGGTACGGCGGGTACCCTGCAGTGGACACCGGCGCAGCCGGGGCATCGGTTGATGACCGTGGTGTTGCCGCTGATCGGTATAGCGGGGCTGATTATCGGACTAATGACCTGGCTTTTTCAGCGGCGTACCACAGCGGCTGCGCAAGTGATGGATGCCAGTTACACCTCCCTGCAGGTCAGTCGCACGGCATTGGCGGCCAGTGAGGCGCGGTTTCGTGATGTCGCCGAAGCGTCCTCCGACTGGATTTGGGAAATCGATACCGGGTTGCACTTCACCTACCTGTCAGAGCGCTTCGAAACCGTGACGGGACTGCGCAGGGTCGAGTGTCTTGGTCGTCCTATCGATGACTTGCTGGTGTCTGATCAGGGTCCACTTTCCCAGTGGTTGAAAAACCACTCGCGACGGGCCAACGCCATCTTGCAATGCAGTTATCTGTCAGGGGACGGGCAAGCCAGGATTTTCCGTCTTTCCGTGCGAGAAATGGAGGGGCTGGGCTATCGCGGCACGGCCAGCGATATCACCGAAGAAGTGGCGGCCCGCCGACGGATCGAATACCTGTCGCAACACGATGCGCTGACGGGCCTGGCGAATCGCGCCCGTATGCAAGAATTCCTCGACGGCAAACTCAAGGCTGCGCCGACCCTGAGTGATCCGTTGGTCATGCTCAGCGTCGACCTGGATCGCTTCAAACCGGTGAATGATTTGCTCGGGCATGCAGCAGGCGATCAAGTGCTCAACGAGGTCTCCAAAAGGCTAGGGCAGTGCTTGCGCTCCGATGACCTGGTCGCCCGAATCGGTGGTGATGAGTTTGTGCTGGTGGTGGCGAATATGGTTTCTCAGGAAGAGGTCGAGCACCTGTGCCAGCGCCTGATCGACTGCATCGAACAGCCGTTCCAGATTGATGAGCATGAGGTGTTTATCAGTGCCAGCATTGGCATTGCCATGGCACCGGCTGACGCCACCCTGGCCGACGAGTTGCTGCGCTATGCCGACATCGCGCTGTATGAAGCCAAGGATGCAGGACGCAATACCTGGCGTTTTTACGCGGGCGACATGAATGCTCGAATTCTCGATCGTCGTCAGTTGGAAAGCGATCTGCGTCACGCGATCAAACATGATGAGTTGCGTCTGCACTTTCAGCCGCGCTATCAGATTGCAGGCCGGGTCATGGCAGGTGCCGAAGCGCTGGTACGCTGGGAGCACCCGGTGAGAGGGCTGTTGTCGCCCGACGTTTTCATTCCCATTGCGGAAGAAACCGGGTTGATTCTGCCGCTGAGCAACTGGGTGCTGCACACCGCTTGCACGGCCGCGTCGACCTGGCCCGAAGAGCTCTTTGTCTCGGTGAACCTGTCGCCGACAGAGTTCCAACGCGGGCAGCTGGTGTCCAGGGTTCAGGCGGTGTTAAAGCAGACCGGTTTGAATCCGGCCCGGCTGGAATTGGAACTGACCGAGAATGTCATGCTGGACGACGCCAAGGGCGCACTGCAGATCATGCACGATTTGAAAGCCTTGGGTGTTCGCCTGGCAATGGACGATTTCGGCACTGGGTACTCGTCATTGAGCTACCTGCGTTCATTTCCTTTCGATGGGTTGAAGATCGATCGCAGCTTTATTTCCGGGCTGGCCGCCAGCGGTGACGATCAGTCGATCATCGAGGCCATCGTTGGGCTGGGCAGGGCACTGTCGCTGACAGTCACGGCGGAGGGGGTGGAAACGGTCGAGCAACTTCAGGCGTTGCAGGATGCGCGGTGCGATGAGGTTCAAGGGTATTTCTTGAGCCGGCCTATGGATGCGCAGGCGATTGGGCGCTTGATTGGCGTCCACGCGAAGCATTCAGGGCTGCGAGCGCTGGCCGAAAGCGCTCACGCTGAAAGTTAA
- a CDS encoding putative Ig domain-containing protein encodes MIFNVQNFGAKGDGITDDTAAIQSAIDAAAAAGGGQVYMPTGTYIVSGGEEPSDGCLMLKSNVYLYGDGMGETTVKVADGSDTKITGVIRSAYGEETHDFGVSNLTIDGNRDNTTGKIDGWFNGYIPGEAGYDSNVTLDSVEIKDCSGYGFDPHEQTVNMVIKNSVSHGNGLDGFVADFLSDSTFENNVAYDNDRHGFNVVTSTHDFTLTNNVAYNNGGNGIVVQRGSEDIPSPSNITITGGEVYGNGAEGVLIKLSSEVTVSGVDIHDNTSAGIRIYGSNHVEIIDNTLNNNSLGSPVPEIIIQSYDDTLGVSGKYFNGSDNTIQGNIISGSNLSTYGVAERNEDGTDRNAIIGNTISHTSKGATLVYGDGSYVSATVPMTTVQGTAGNDTLLGSAASEIFYGAAGNDTINGGAGGDILVGGAGIDKLTGGTGADTFRFVAQSDSYRNATASFDDTITDFDVTQDKIDLAGLGFTGLGNGRGGTLQVSYSASNDRTYIKDYDADASGNRFELILSGNLASTLTASNFIFNRMVTGTSGSDSLLGSDSADTLLGLAGNDSLSGGAGDDKLDGGAGMDTLTGGAGADIFVFSNRLDSYRNYNTGGANLGDLITDFDITADKIDLSAMGFTGLGDGKNNTVYLVLNTAGTKTYIKTLTADANGNRFEVALDGNYLDKLTSANFVFATSPTVNHAPVVATALLDQNATENTPFSYVVPATSFTDPDNESLSYTAKLANGSALPGWLTFDAATRTFSGTPSDTASGTYSIQVTASDGSNATVNDSFTLAVQDVPAAPTVINGTPNNDTLTGTAANEQLFGGAGNDTLNGGAGDDILVGGTGADKLTGGAGADVFRYTSKLDSYRTGSTSASDQILDFDVAADKIDVSAIGYTGLGNGLNGTLQMTYSASSNRTYLKDLTVDANGNRFEVSLAGNLVNSLTASHFVFADQNTPSNVAPVVAIPLLDQNATESTPFNYTVTHDSFTDANQDALTYTATLADGSALPVWLSFNATSLTFSGTPISTASGNYNVLVKATDPAGASVSDSFALVVADAPANTITGTNNAESLNGTAGADLILGLGGNDTIKAGTGADIVDGGAGRDSLYGGDGADAFRYTNVLDSYRDYDTGGVTATDTIYDFTVGVDKINVAGLGFLGLGDGSNGTLYMTLNAAGDKTYIKSAEADADGNRFEIALNGNYLNTLTASDFVFGERAQQDILYLPTLGQSNARLLRMTEDDDQSGTSMLVKDLDRYTTYDVRSQFTDADGNGIDIAVGGSTVNGLSTLGAEQLKLCWWLTDTNQPGPALLRAVALLQDQLTELKSIDNVTMGIIWGQGEEAAQEIARATDKPAAAAAYKAATLNVFDYLHAQFGSFSVYMMETGHYEQDAARARGYSEDKIASIVEGVGYVRAAQEAIAAERADVKLAVDYTDLPLRYEVDPLVYPDDVWHLHEESAEIVGQRLADYIANDLGFQGNPNDNNSVQAIFDNAQNQGGMISGTDQADTLVGSSGNDTLDGDLGADTMTGGDGNDIYVVDNAFDSVVETNNSTSQIDTVQASVSWTLGANLENLVLTGVSEIDGTGNERRNFITGNAADNVLDGAAGADSMSGGDGDDTYYVDNADDTVIETNSNVVAGGIDSVHSSLAAYSLGNNVENLYVDSTGAANGTGNALDNTLFAGAGNNVLDGRDGIDTVSFERALSGVTVNLSTSAQQNTVGSGLDTLKLLENLTGSAYADSLSGNSAANVLNGGAGNDTLVGGSGDDRLIGGAGTDNLTGGTGADTYAFGALSDMGVGVLRDVISGFKTTEGDHLDLTGLDANPLTANVDAFTFIGSNAFDPTNATGQLRFADGILYGSVNADATPEFEFEMVGVKELQASDFTA; translated from the coding sequence ATGATTTTCAACGTACAGAATTTTGGCGCCAAAGGAGATGGCATCACAGACGACACGGCGGCGATACAAAGTGCGATTGATGCAGCGGCCGCAGCAGGCGGGGGGCAGGTGTATATGCCGACCGGAACTTACATCGTTTCGGGAGGTGAGGAACCCTCCGACGGTTGCCTGATGCTCAAGAGCAACGTCTACCTGTACGGCGACGGCATGGGCGAAACCACCGTCAAGGTGGCTGATGGTTCCGACACCAAGATCACGGGTGTCATCCGCTCCGCCTATGGCGAGGAAACCCACGACTTCGGCGTCAGCAACCTCACCATCGACGGCAACCGTGACAACACCACGGGCAAGATCGACGGTTGGTTCAACGGCTACATTCCCGGCGAAGCAGGCTACGACTCAAACGTCACCCTCGACAGCGTCGAGATCAAGGATTGCTCCGGGTACGGTTTCGACCCCCACGAGCAGACCGTCAACATGGTCATCAAGAACAGCGTGTCCCACGGCAATGGCCTGGACGGCTTCGTTGCTGACTTCCTCAGCGACAGCACCTTCGAAAACAACGTCGCCTACGACAATGACCGCCACGGTTTCAACGTCGTTACCAGCACCCACGACTTCACGCTCACCAACAACGTTGCCTACAACAATGGCGGCAATGGCATCGTGGTGCAGCGCGGCAGCGAGGACATCCCCTCCCCCAGCAACATCACCATCACCGGTGGCGAGGTGTACGGCAACGGCGCCGAAGGCGTGCTGATCAAACTGTCCAGCGAGGTGACTGTCAGCGGCGTCGACATTCACGACAACACCAGCGCCGGGATCCGCATCTACGGCAGTAACCACGTCGAGATCATCGACAACACGCTTAACAATAATTCTCTGGGCAGCCCCGTACCGGAGATCATCATCCAGTCCTACGACGACACCTTGGGCGTGTCCGGCAAGTACTTCAACGGCAGCGACAACACCATCCAGGGCAACATCATCAGCGGCAGCAACCTGTCGACCTACGGCGTTGCAGAGCGCAATGAAGACGGCACCGATCGCAATGCCATCATCGGCAACACCATCAGCCACACCAGCAAGGGTGCCACGCTGGTCTATGGTGACGGCAGCTACGTCAGCGCCACGGTGCCGATGACCACCGTGCAAGGCACGGCTGGCAACGACACCCTGCTGGGCAGCGCCGCCAGCGAGATTTTCTATGGCGCGGCCGGCAACGACACTATCAATGGCGGGGCCGGTGGCGACATTCTGGTGGGCGGTGCAGGCATCGACAAACTCACCGGCGGCACGGGTGCCGATACGTTCCGTTTCGTCGCTCAGTCCGACAGTTACCGCAACGCAACCGCAAGCTTCGATGACACCATCACCGACTTCGACGTCACCCAGGACAAGATCGACCTCGCCGGCCTCGGTTTCACCGGTCTGGGCAATGGCCGTGGCGGCACCTTGCAGGTCAGCTACAGCGCCAGCAACGACCGCACCTACATCAAGGACTACGATGCCGACGCCAGCGGCAATCGCTTCGAGTTGATTCTCTCGGGCAACCTCGCCAGCACCCTGACTGCCAGCAATTTCATCTTCAATCGGATGGTCACCGGCACCAGCGGCAGCGACTCGCTGCTGGGTAGCGATTCGGCCGACACCCTGCTCGGCCTGGCGGGTAACGACAGCCTCAGTGGCGGCGCGGGCGACGACAAGCTCGACGGCGGTGCCGGTATGGACACCCTCACCGGTGGCGCCGGAGCGGACATCTTTGTGTTCTCCAATCGGCTGGACAGTTACCGCAACTACAACACCGGCGGTGCCAACCTTGGCGACCTGATCACCGATTTTGATATCACCGCCGACAAAATCGACCTCTCGGCCATGGGTTTCACCGGCCTGGGGGACGGCAAAAACAACACCGTGTACCTGGTGCTCAACACTGCCGGCACCAAGACTTACATCAAGACCCTGACTGCCGACGCCAATGGCAACCGCTTCGAGGTAGCGCTGGACGGCAATTACCTCGACAAACTGACCAGCGCCAATTTCGTCTTTGCCACTTCGCCAACGGTCAACCATGCGCCGGTGGTGGCAACGGCATTGCTGGATCAGAACGCCACTGAAAATACCCCGTTCAGCTACGTGGTGCCGGCCACCAGTTTTACCGATCCGGATAACGAGAGCCTCAGTTACACCGCCAAACTGGCCAATGGCAGCGCCCTGCCCGGTTGGCTGACCTTCGACGCCGCCACCCGCACCTTCAGCGGCACACCAAGCGACACGGCATCGGGCACTTACTCAATACAGGTCACCGCGTCCGATGGCAGCAATGCAACCGTCAACGACAGCTTTACCCTGGCCGTACAGGACGTACCCGCCGCACCCACTGTGATCAATGGCACGCCGAACAACGACACGCTGACGGGCACCGCTGCCAACGAACAACTGTTCGGTGGCGCCGGTAACGACACCCTTAATGGCGGCGCCGGCGACGACATTCTGGTCGGCGGCACCGGCGCTGACAAACTCACCGGCGGCGCGGGTGCCGACGTATTCCGCTACACCTCAAAACTCGACAGCTACCGCACCGGGTCCACCAGTGCCAGTGACCAGATCCTCGATTTCGATGTGGCTGCCGACAAGATCGATGTCTCGGCAATCGGCTACACGGGCCTGGGTAATGGCCTGAACGGCACGCTGCAAATGACCTACAGCGCTTCGAGCAACCGAACCTACCTCAAGGATCTCACCGTCGACGCCAACGGCAACCGCTTCGAAGTGTCACTGGCGGGCAACCTGGTGAACAGCCTGACGGCGAGTCATTTCGTCTTCGCCGACCAAAACACCCCCAGCAATGTAGCGCCGGTGGTGGCCATCCCCCTCCTCGACCAGAACGCCACCGAAAGCACGCCGTTCAACTACACCGTAACCCACGACAGTTTCACCGATGCCAACCAGGATGCGCTGACCTACACCGCGACCCTCGCCGACGGCAGCGCCCTGCCCGTTTGGCTGAGTTTCAATGCCACCAGCTTGACGTTCTCCGGCACGCCGATCAGCACGGCGTCCGGCAATTACAACGTGCTGGTCAAAGCCACGGACCCGGCCGGTGCATCGGTCAGCGATAGCTTCGCCTTGGTAGTGGCCGATGCGCCTGCCAACACCATCACCGGCACCAACAACGCCGAAAGCCTCAACGGCACGGCGGGCGCAGACTTGATCCTCGGCCTCGGTGGCAACGACACAATCAAGGCCGGCACCGGCGCGGACATCGTCGACGGCGGCGCCGGACGCGATTCGCTGTACGGCGGCGACGGTGCCGACGCCTTCCGCTACACCAACGTACTCGACAGCTACCGCGACTACGACACCGGCGGTGTCACGGCCACCGACACGATTTATGACTTCACCGTGGGCGTCGACAAGATCAATGTTGCGGGCCTTGGCTTTCTCGGCCTCGGCGATGGCAGCAATGGCACGTTGTACATGACCCTCAACGCGGCCGGCGACAAGACCTACATCAAATCCGCCGAGGCCGACGCCGATGGCAATCGCTTCGAAATCGCCCTCAACGGCAACTACCTCAACACCCTGACCGCCAGCGACTTCGTGTTCGGCGAGCGCGCCCAGCAAGACATCCTCTACCTGCCCACACTCGGCCAATCCAATGCGCGCCTGTTGCGCATGACGGAGGACGACGATCAGTCCGGCACCTCGATGCTGGTCAAAGACCTGGACCGTTACACCACCTATGACGTGCGCAGCCAGTTCACCGACGCCGATGGCAATGGCATTGACATCGCGGTGGGTGGCAGCACGGTCAACGGCCTGTCGACCCTGGGCGCCGAGCAACTCAAGTTGTGCTGGTGGCTGACCGACACCAACCAACCCGGGCCTGCGCTGTTGCGTGCCGTGGCATTGCTGCAGGACCAGCTCACCGAACTCAAATCCATCGATAATGTCACCATGGGCATCATCTGGGGCCAGGGCGAGGAAGCCGCCCAGGAGATCGCCCGCGCCACGGACAAACCGGCGGCAGCAGCGGCCTACAAGGCCGCGACCCTGAACGTGTTTGATTACCTGCATGCCCAGTTCGGCAGCTTCAGCGTGTACATGATGGAAACCGGTCACTACGAGCAGGACGCGGCGCGTGCCCGTGGCTACTCGGAAGACAAGATTGCCTCCATCGTCGAGGGGGTTGGCTATGTCCGCGCCGCCCAGGAAGCCATCGCCGCCGAGCGCGCCGACGTCAAGCTGGCGGTGGACTACACCGACCTGCCCTTGCGCTACGAGGTCGATCCGCTGGTGTATCCCGACGACGTCTGGCACTTGCATGAGGAATCGGCGGAAATCGTCGGCCAGCGTTTGGCCGATTACATTGCCAATGACCTTGGCTTCCAGGGCAACCCCAACGACAACAACAGCGTTCAGGCTATTTTCGACAACGCTCAGAACCAAGGCGGGATGATTTCCGGTACTGATCAAGCGGATACCCTGGTGGGCAGCTCGGGCAACGACACACTGGATGGCGACTTGGGCGCCGACACCATGACCGGTGGCGATGGCAACGACATCTACGTGGTCGATAACGCGTTCGACAGCGTGGTGGAAACCAACAACTCGACCTCGCAGATCGATACCGTGCAAGCCTCGGTCAGCTGGACACTGGGCGCCAATCTCGAGAACCTGGTGCTCACCGGGGTGTCGGAGATCGACGGCACCGGCAATGAGCGGCGCAACTTCATCACCGGCAATGCCGCCGACAACGTGCTCGATGGTGCCGCAGGGGCCGACAGCATGAGCGGCGGCGATGGCGACGACACTTACTATGTCGACAACGCCGACGACACCGTGATCGAAACCAACAGCAATGTGGTGGCTGGAGGGATCGACAGCGTGCACAGCAGCCTGGCGGCCTATTCCCTCGGCAATAACGTCGAGAATCTGTATGTCGATAGCACTGGCGCCGCCAATGGTACGGGCAACGCGCTGGACAACACGCTGTTCGCCGGAGCCGGCAACAACGTGCTGGACGGGCGCGATGGCATTGACACGGTGTCCTTTGAGCGCGCCCTGTCCGGCGTTACCGTAAACCTGTCGACGTCAGCGCAACAAAACACCGTGGGTTCCGGGCTCGACACCCTGAAACTCTTAGAAAACCTGACGGGAAGTGCCTACGCCGACAGTCTGTCGGGCAACAGCGCCGCGAACGTTCTGAACGGTGGTGCGGGCAACGACACGCTGGTGGGCGGTTCGGGCGATGACCGGCTGATCGGCGGTGCAGGCACCGACAACCTCACCGGTGGCACTGGCGCGGATACCTACGCGTTTGGTGCCCTGTCGGACATGGGCGTCGGGGTTTTGCGCGATGTGATCAGCGGCTTCAAGACCACCGAGGGTGATCATCTGGATCTTACCGGCCTGGACGCCAACCCGCTGACCGCCAACGTCGACGCCTTCACGTTCATCGGCAGCAACGCCTTCGACCCCACCAACGCCACCGGCCAACTGCGCTTTGCCGATGGCATTCTCTACGGCAGTGTCAACGCCGACGCCACCCCCGAGTTCGAATTCGAAATGGTGGGTGTCAAGGAGCTGCAGGCCAGCGATTTCACAGCCTGA